The genomic window GGCGCGACACCGTGGAGATGGACATGGGTGACGTGCATCGAAAGCTCAGTATCGCGCTCCCGGCTTGATTCGTCAAGCACCAGCCAAAGCAGATCGAAACGCGAAAGAAGTGCTGGCGGCAGATTCACATTCTCTGTTGGTGTCGCGTTGCGCTTCCATCGACCAAACTTGGGATTTGCCGCGGCGAGAATAGACGTGCGAGCGTTCAGCGAAGTGATTATGCCTGCCTTGGCGATAGAAACCATCTGTTGCTCCATAACCTCGTGCAGAGCTGTGCGGTCAGAGTCATCCATCTTGTCGAACTCATCGATGCAGCAAATTCCCTTATCGGACAAAACGAGTGCGCCGCCCTCGAGCATCACCTCGCCTGTGTGGGTATCGCGAGTTACGGCAGCTGTAAGTCCAACTCCAGAGCTCCCCTTTCCGGTCGTGAACACGGATCGGGGTGCAACGGACGCAATCCACTTCAAAAGCTGACTCTTTGCCACACCGGGATCTCCCATGAAAAGGATATTGATGTCACTGCGGATCCGAATCCCGTTTGTAATAGAGCTCCCTCCTACAAGCTGACATAAGAGTGCCTTCTTCACGTCTTCCATACCCCATATCTCGGGTGCGATGCTGCGGGTGAGCTTTTCAATAACGGCTTCTCTATCAGGATAGTCCCGGACATCCTCCACCTGTGCGCGCATATTATCTGCCGCTTCCTGGTAGCTGCGCTTTTCTAAGTCGATGTGAATGGCCTTGTAAAGCGTTTTCACCATCGTGGAGGCGCGGAAGGCCTCGTGACCCTGCCCAGTAGAAGGGTCCGGACAGTAAGTTCCCGTGATACGAACAACCTGCCCCGGCGCAGCTATACGGGTTTGCTCCCCTTCGCAGATAACACGTATAGACCGCGGGATGGCACCGCGCGGAACGTCTTCGGGCAACTCCTGCACCCGCAGTTCCTGATATTTCAGGAACTTACTTGCCTTGTTCTGCGCCAACAGCCTGCCCACAGCGTTGTTTAgcttgcagcgctgcgatTGACATACTTGTAGCGGTGTAAGTCGATCACCGATGACCTGCTGGAAGGTCGTCTCAGCGCAAACCTCGCACACCGACACGAGTATAGAGAGCTTTGGGCggacagcagtggcagcgatgCAAATGCCACGAAGAACAGTCAGTGTGCCAATCGTACCTCCCTTCAGCTCTCGCAGAGGAATGGGAATGCTGCTCTCACTAAGTGGGTGTATTTTGAGCTCATATCGACGTGTCAACGGAGCAGGCAGCTCTTGGCCAGACATCCGTGCCTCCATGACCAGTTGGTCCACCATGTCAACAACGTGGTCAGTTTGGGGAATAATATAGTCGACAACCCTGTAAAGCTCCTCCATGTATCCCACAACGTTCATCTGGATCCTTTGTGCTAAATGAAGCTGCCCAAAAGCCGCAATATCGTCGAGGAAGATGGGAAATACAATGCACTGTCGTTGCGCAACGTGGTGGGCCTGAATCACATACTTCGGCTGTCCCGCGGAGTCTCTGAAGCCCTCAAGAAAACGCTTGCAAAGGTCCCGGTCATTGATATAGTTAGGATACTTGCTGgatgctgcagtggcgtACGCGCGCTTATCTGGTGTAGACATTTCCTaggaagcagaaaaaaaaaaaaggaagctGTGTTTATGGCACGCGTGCGCAACCACATCGAGGTCCCTTACATGGGGATGCCACCTTTGACATTGTCGATCCACATtcaggaaggaaagagaatgGAGACAACATCAGTATGTGAAAAAGAGCCATCGAGGTGAATTAGTATCCACGCCAAAAATATAGTAAACCGTAATCTTCTCACAGAGCCCTATTCCCCCCGCGACTTCCACAACATGTCGTGTACATTTGAGCAGTCGGCACTGGAGAAGGGAAATAACTGGTCGTGAGAACACATTAGTGGGTTCTCCTCCTTTTACTCTTTCGTTTGTTTTCAAAGCCCCCTGAGCTGGACGTCTAAAGAAGAAACTGGGTAAAGGAATCGTCCCATTTTACGAAACAGCCGCTTGGCCATCAGCCATGGTAGCACGAGCCAAATCCAATAGTTCGCTTGACACAGTAGatccctccttctccagatAGTCGGAGAGGTCCTTCACTAACGCCATAATCCGGTTCACAGAGTGAGGTACCATCATTTTAGCCTCGTCGACAACTTGCGTCTGTTGAGAAACACGGTCGGGATCATTTTGGCGCAGGTtgtcgaggcgctgcagctcctgctccacTTCTCGCTTCGCAAACTCCAAATCCTTGATAGTGCGCTTCAGTGCATTCACCTTGATTCGCAGCATTTTTTCGCTTGGGGCTTCGGTCTCCCGCACATTCCCGGTAAAGCGGTTGGTAGATTCGGTGAGATCAGACATCTTGATAGACTGAGAATGATTACatggaaagaggagaaagactAGTGACAAGGTTATGGAGGCGCATATCCATGAAACAGacaaaagcgaaagaagcaATCCCTCTACTTTGCAAAACCCTACAAGATATGCCTGAAAAGAGTTCCTGTAGGCTGTTCGATGTgtcacaccaacacacaaaTGTGAAAAAAGGGAACTCGGTATTCAATAgtgttctctttctctctttttctgttggAAAACATACATTCCTCTAAGATGCGTGAGAATTTTAAAGCGCTGGCCCTCTCTAGTCGTCATTCTGGTCGGCAGCAAACATACCCTTGTCATTGATCATACCGTAGTGTGCCAAAACCTCAGTAACTGTATCGGTAGTAAAATGGTCTGTTCCACCAAACTCGTCGAAGCCAATGATGCTGTGAAAAGTGTTACCTTTTTCCACAAGCATTAAGGTCGGGAGCATCATCACGTTGAAGCGTTCTGGGAGAGACGGAATACGCTCGACGTCAACATAGCAAAACCGAGTTTCGAAATGCTCACAGGCAATCGCGCGCAGATGCCGTTCAATGATTTCGCACCGAGGAGTACTGCGACGCATGAAATGAACAATAACCCGCTCCGAACACTGGACGTTGTCAAAAAACTCCTTCGGCTCCGCAACTTCTAGGTACTGTCCATGGCCTTTGCGGAGCCACTCGTCACGACGGGCCTGaatctccttcagctgcttcAGCCTTTTCTGACGAATTGCAAGTATGTCATCGTCGTCCATCTGATCGATACGGTCGATTTCGTCATCAACGGCACGTTCAATCTGCTGTGCAATCTGCAACAGCGTCTGCTCATTGTGGTTCGCCATGGTCAAGGTAACAATGCTTTGGTTGGATAGCTCTTTAAGAGAATCATAGATTTTAGTGGGAAAAAGGTAACGAGTGTATTGTGAAGAGAAACCACCAAGACGAAAGCTGCGGACCGAAAACCCTGTTTCGTCGAACAATGTCAGATACTGGATTTGCTTTGACCACATCGATGTGAGAGAAGCCAGTAGCCATAGTTATTGCTTCTTCTTGTCATCTTTTTCCTTCAGTTCCTTGCAATAAGCTGCTGTAGAGTGCGCTACTGACTTTTAGTTGATACTTGCCTTGCTTATATCCCATTGAATCCTTTGTTGCTTCTCAAGCAAGATTCAAGAATGGCAGTGTCACCTTTCCCTCTAATAACACGTAAAAAGGTGTATGACGGGCATTCACCCCCGCTCAGTGTTGGTGCCAAGCAGTAGTATGCTTGCCTCAGAACTGTCGCAGTATTTAAAAGGGTTGGCTTCTGAAGAGCCAGCGAATCCGACACATCTTTTCTGAGTGCTATGGGTAAGTATTTGATGCCGTGTACATAGCCATCACGCAGCTGCAATACAATTTCCGTCCAAGGACCTTTATATGTCCCATCTCGAGAGCGCGCGTACTGACGAACTTGAGAACGAATCTTTGAGCAGGTGTACGCCTTTCGATCAGCATCCTCGTGTGAATTGAGGATGGCATTCTGCGCTTCTGAAAGTACCAGATTGTAGATCTGCCTTGTCTCGGTATGGTTAAACAACCGTGCATCACCATAGTGTGACTTCAGCGCCTCTTTCTGATAGCCGAGTAGTAGATCGTGCAGGGGCTCAACACTGTCTTCATCTGGATGATGATTTACCAAAATAATGATGGCGCAAATAGCGACTACCAGTGTCCTAAATAGGTTCATTGTTCCTCGAGGCTACGAATAGCTTCAAATATGCAAAtaaaggggaagaaaggggTCAAAAGGTAGATTATTGTCGCCCAACCGATTCTCTAGACGACCCTCAGTATACATTGCGGCACAACGTCATACAACCCCAGCGCACTGGCTAACACCACGTCGATGATTAAACCAAAACCGCATCCTACCATTCGTCTATAGCAACCTGTCAACTCTTGTGGTGGCCATGATGACCTTCAAAATACAGCCAGAGCACATCTAACTCCATTAACAGCTGAACGCAGCTCCTTTTAGGCAAAACGAACCTCACCTCTCCAACTCAAGAGGGGAGCATAACACACCATACAGTTTCCCAGGAAAGCAGAAGCCATTACACCTATTCAGTCACTAGAGCGATATAGGGATACAAAAACCACAAAGGAAACAACTGTCAGAGATGTTCCTGAGTAGACTACCAAAATACGTCACTTCTGAGCGTTTCAGATGTGGCATACATACATCCCGAGAAAGTTACCTGAATCTGCCATTGTGGTAAGTCCATGTTCGCAGTCTCCACGTCGGTGCACTTCCTCGATTTCAGAAAACAGCGCATTACACCTCCTCTGGCACACTCGGCCGGCCAATACTCCCTCTTTTAAAAGTTAGGGAAGCATTCAGCTCACTACAAGCCTATGGTGCTAACATCTCCATCGAAATAAAACTGCTGCGTGCCTCACATAGGGCTCTTCACACCTCCTGAAGCAGGTTTGGTGCGCCGATTGTTCCCCAAGAGGCCCTTTTTCCTGCCGAGAACCGCGCAAACATGGGCCACCTTCACCTCTCTATAGTGGCATCGTTAGTGGCTTCGTTCACATACACGCAACCACACAAGTCTTTGCGAGGAAGTCAAAAACCCATTCCTCGAACAACCACTCCCTTGTGCGCTTGGCAAACTTGATGTGTCTCAAACCTGGCGCCCTGGAAAAGCCCAGAGAATCCAGAAGTGCCCAACAGCAAACCCTGCAATAGAGGATACGAGGGCACAAGATTCCGCAACACCGCGAGGTCCTGAAGATGAGTCGTCCAGATTCCCGGTGGCCCATCTCGGCCAGAATCCATTCCAACCACAATGCGCGGCCCGAACCGCCATTGACACGGCACAGAGAACAATCTAACCCGAACTCTGCCAACGCATGAAGGgacaccacccacccaatTCACCCGGGAAACAACATAAGCCTGAAAGGGGACAACATTTATAGACAATGCGAAGGTGACCCCCGACTCCCCCCGCCACAAATCCCTTTCGGCCCAAGAACGCCCGCCAGTCCCGCGCCCGCGGACGAGTTGGCAAAAGCCCCCAAAAAAGGCGCCCCCCGCCCCGGGCACCAGGAAGAAAAGCAGGCCGCGCTGGCCGCCGGCAGGGACCAGACACCCGCGACACCAAAAGGCCGGCGGgaccgccgccacccacgCCCGGGCGGAAAAGAGCAACGAAtgcccccgccccacccatTCCGCCGGCGGATCACAAACACCATCCGCGCGCATCCCGTGAAGCAtccgccacccccttccGCGCCGACGGCCTCGAAACCCCGGGGGTTGCACCACTTCGAAACCCGCGAGGGGGTCGGGCGCGCGGGGCGGCGGGGTGATTTGCGGGGGCGTTCCGGTTGACCAAACCCTAGCCGCCCCGGCAAAAGCCATTTTGCCCCCCAGCACCCCCGGCAAGACACCGGAAAACGCCCCGCAGCCGGTTTCAAAGGATGCCCgggggaagaaaaacgcCAACGGCCCAGTTATTTTTCCCCAGCCCATCGGCTTTCAATAATCTTCTGAACAGaaaaaagcaaaaacaaGAAGCCGCACCAAAGCACTAGGCGCATCAAAAGCCGCCATTTCATAAGCGACGGGAAAACGCTTGTTGTTGAAAACCATCTcacatatatatatttttggagggggtggggtatCACTGCTTAATGTTGACCAACCATCCCGCCAATGAGGCGTTTTTGTGGGTTTTGCTCTGTTTTAGCGAACCTTTGTTGCTGGCCTTTACGCCGTGCAGCGGTTCTGGCTTAACCGCGGCGCACTAAGACATCTTGCAGCAATCCAATGGAAATGAACGGAAGAGCTTCTTCATGAAGTTTTTAATGCAGAAAAGCGAAGTCGAAACAAGTCTTTTGCCTTTCGACGAGGTAAATCACTTGTTTGAAACACTTTTGCGGTTTCCCCACTGGAAAACAGCTGAAAACCTGTACCCACTAGACCGCCACGCAGGGAAAACTCGGCGCAGGACTCGATTCCACTGAAACTCGGTTCGACGAGATTAGAAGCTAACACCTTGTGATCAAAGCAAAAATTACGAACCCGAATTGGGCCCTAGGATTTCTGAAAAAAGCATCAGCACGACGGTCCATGCCGTGCAAAAACGGGTCAGCTCAAGGACGTTTGCCGACAAGACAAATCACTGGCAATGAGCGAAATGCCCCAATCCAATTAACATCAGTGTGCCTCCGGCAACGCTTTGTTTCTTGCGGCGACATCAAAAATCTTCCACCGCATAGCTTCATGCAGAATACAAAGTTCTTAAAAGCGACTTTCTCGCTTTCACTTCGAACCTTTTTGAGGAAAACATTTTGGGAAACGGCCGGTGGTGGGCATGAGGTGGCCAAAAAAATATGCTGAAGGTGTATTTCTTTTTGCAGCTTTCGTTTGGGTAGGCATACTCTTTTTTGTTGAGCAAAAAGGCCGGCGGCGCGTATCTTTTGATGCGTTGCTGTCCGGTCGAACGTCGTTTTATTGCCGCCTTTTTTGgtgttggggggggggggcggcgtcTTTGGGCGCGGGCGGGTTGCTGAGCGTCTTCGCCGTCGGTGGAGGGGGGCGCCGAAAGCAACCTTTGTGGGCAGTCCACAGCCGCCGTGCTTTTCTGACGGAATGGGCCGGGAATGTCACACGCTTTGTATAGCGCAAAATATCCATCCGTGAGCCAGGAAATGTTGATCCGTTCCACCATGTCTTTTCGCACTTTCTTGGGGAAAAGTTTTGCGGCTGTCTCGCAATCTTCACAATCATGAGTTTTTTGTGCTGAGAGGGCCGGGCgcgctgctcgtgtgtgGTCTTTTTCTGGGACCCTGTCCTCCAGTACTCTGCGGTGAGGGGCAAGCGTGACGAATATCTGGGACTAGTTTTTGCGTGTTGCTAAAAGGGGGCCTCGAAAACGGCGCACTGTCGCACACTTCACGTGAGTAGCTTtcatttttctctcgttGGGTATCGTGGAATGGTTGGTGGGAGCAAACTTTGCAGTTGTGTGACATGTATTTGTTTTGGGGCGCCGGGGGGTGTTATCCGGAGCCCTCCTCTCTATGTGGTGGGAAATTGCTCGCCGCACGGTGGGGGCGACGAAATTGGGCGATGGAAAATCGCAAAACTTTTTTTTAGCGGCTCCAGCTGCGTGTATATGTGTGAAAAGGCTTCTGTGTTTGCCGATTTTGGTTGTTGGCTTCTTTCTGAAAGCGTTGCCTTGGGGGCTTTTCGCCCCTAATTAGCATGCGCCCTGCCAAGGTGGGGGAGCTTTGCAGATGCATCGCATTGTTTGGCGTTTGGAATGGTTTCAAGTTTTGGCGCCACTGTACGAAAGTCATTCTGGGTCaaggcttttttttttgcgtaAGACGGGATCGCGGCAGCCCTTCAAGCGTGTAAAAGAATTTAGTTATTCGAGGCGCGGGATGCTCGGGGGCGCTGGTTGTGGATTTTTTGGGCGTGTGCGGTCCACTGggtgttttttcttttttgggTGTTTTtacctgtgcgtgtgagggggtggtggtggtggtggtgcgcggGGGTTGGAAAGCCGGGGGCGGTTGCGCAAGCGCAGCGGTTTTGTGTTCGAATCAGGGCTCTTTAATCAGGAAGGTAACACTTTTTGCTTGTGCAGATGGCGCTCGTGTTTGgctggggtggggcgggCGTGTTTGCGCGgctgttttgtgtgtgtgtggggggggttCGGGCGCCTTTTGCGAGCGGGGTCTAACAATTAGTTGGGCTTTGAGGCTCTCGCGTTTGGGCGTCTGTTAAAGGGTTGGGGGTGGCGAAAGCcggggtgtgtgcgtgtatccGATGGGCGGGCTTTGGCAGAAGGGTTCGGGGGATTCTCCGTTTTGTGCCTTGGACTTCTTCGGTGCcaaaggaagaggggtggcGTTTGGCTGAGCAAAAAGTCTGCAGAAGTGTGTGTTTGCATCGCCATTGTGTTGGTGGTAGCATTGGATTCCATACACAAGGTTATTGTGTATTCCTCATTGCAGTGTAAACAAATCAGGGTCGGGACACAGTTACTCGCCGTTCAAATCCACAGTTCCTAACTCCCAACTGCGAAGATTCTTTGACAGTTGTTTTGTAGCGGTGCTGACCGATGACTGCCATTTCTGTGCGATGGAGCTCAAGTGACTCAATAACTCTTCTGATTGACTTGCTTCCGTTCTCTTAACAAGCTAGCAAAGGGCACCACGAAGAGAAAATAAATTAGTAGAGCTACAATGACACGTCCCCTTGACTACGCCTTTTGCTACTGCGAAGAAAATGTGTACAAGTTTCTGGAGGCAATTTCTACAATGAACGATTTATTTGACCGAAGCTACGCAGTTTTCATGACTTCCTTCTGCTTAGAACCCTGCGATGAGGTTCTTAACCAATGGACTTCTGTCGTGCCGTATCGACCTTACAAGTCTTCAGAGTTTAGTAAGGACCTCACAGTATGGGATTATCATGTGATTGCTGTCGTGCGGGCGACGCGCACTGGCAAGTGGTACGTTGTTGATCAGGACTCCAGGTTATCACCTACAGAGGATGCTGTTCCAGGTTTATTAGCTTCATACTGCATTGATCTTGACAGCTACGTCACACAAGTCTTGTTTCTTGACGCAGCTTTCATGGATTCTGTCTGCTCTGAACTCACAGAAGTTTTGAATCGGGTACGTTATCGGGTCATTGAACGAGACGATTATCTGTCCTTTTTGAGAAGTGATCGGTCCCACATGCAGAGGGCTCCAGGAGTGTATCAAGCGAAACCACCTCAGTGGCCTTCAATCAGTAGGTGCTCTGCTCGCGTAGGGGGTgaggtgaagagaagagcggagTCCGCATTAGATGCGCTGCCGTCAACTTTAAGGTCCAATAACCTCGTGTGTTTTATTAATGTTGCCAATATCACAATCCCTGGGGTAATTATGGACAGACACTCGTTTGCAGCCTTTTTTCAATAGTGATGAAAAGGTTGACTTATTTGAGCGGAGTGGGGCTCTGCTAGTACGGTTACAGATCTTCACTTTGCACATTGTGTAGTCTTAACTGTCGTTCGTAGGCTTTTCTCTGGGCGCCCGACTTTTGCCTTTTCAATGCCACAGATAGCGCGTTTCATTTCTTCCTGTCTTGCGTCCTATCTATTCTTGCTCTACAAATGCACCTTCTGAAAAGGAACAGAGATGGATCAAAGAACGGATGGTGCATCTGGGTACTTTAACGATGTCCCGTATTTTTCGCCTGTGGAGACAGCTGTTTTCTATGAAGCTGTGCAAAACTGCCGCTTGCACAGACTTCCCGCACATTTGATGGTAAAGCCAAGATCTATCCCCTTTTTCACAAAGCCAGACTCCGTGTTAGCACATGCACTGGCAAAAACGGATCTGGATAGAAAAGGAAAGTGCACAGTGGAGGCAACTGCACCTCTTCCCATATTTACGGCAAACCATTCTGAAAATCAAATGCTGTTTAAGGCTTCTGGTGAAGACTACGTGTCACTACACGAGGTGTGCAGGATTTTTGATGCATCGACAGGGAATACTATTTCCAACACAGTAGACATTTACTCGCTTAACAATGAAGCGATACAAAGAGTATGGACCGAACTGCTTCTCTATCTCAACAGGTGTACCCGTTCCGTAGGAAGATTCGTTATTCACAACATTGATACTCTTTGCAGCATCTCTGAAGGTGCCTATGAGTTTCTTGCCTCTCTGCTTTTGGCCGGTGTTGCATCGATTCTTCGGTACTATTCTTGCACCAGAGATCGAGAAGAGCTTCTAAATTCAGTTTGCGTTGAGTTTACTGTACTCAACACCGAGCTAGGGTCGAGGATCGCTGACAGTCTTCAGTTTTTTGTCGAAAAGAGCCTGAGACTAACAGTTTCTCGCACGCGTGAAGACAACTACAAGGCAACATACGATGGGGTTGTTTCTTCGACCCACTACATGGAGTGCTCGGGTGATGACTGGATGGATGTAATCTGCAGCGAGATTGTAGACATACATGAGATGCTGTGCGACAAAGACATCGATGCGACCGGTTCTGGGTGCTTCACTTCACCCATAGTGCTACTAATCGCTCCCCAAATACCTTCTCTGCGTATAGCCTTGGAGAAGCAGATTTTGGACAGCTACAGCACCGAGGCTCTTCGAGTGCAAAGTGACAGAGAATGGAGCCATGATATGTTTAACAAAAAGACGCCTCTTGTTTTCATCTGCAGCTCTCATTGGCTCATTGAACAGATGAGTATGCCGAAAGTAGATGGCCTACTACGCAGGCTGAACGTACAGATCGTAGTTCATGCTGGGTTCTGCGAAATTGGTGACTTCCACGAGGAAGAAATTCTGCGCTGTGTGATAGCCCTCAAAGGCTGCGGGATTCAATGGGAGGAAATGCGAGCCATGAAGCATAAAGAACAGTCGTACTGGCGACTGGATGAACCTTTCACATTTCGAAACAACAGCTTACTGGCGCAAGAGTGCGCCAatgcgcttctcct from Leishmania panamensis strain MHOM/PA/94/PSC-1 chromosome 32 sequence includes these protein-coding regions:
- a CDS encoding DNA replication licensing factor MCM7, putative (TriTrypDB/GeneDB-style sysID: LpmP.32.3120) — its product is MSTPDKRAYATAASSKYPNYINDRDLCKRFLEGFRDSAGQPKYVIQAHHVAQRQCIVFPIFLDDIAAFGQLHLAQRIQMNVVGYMEELYRVVDYIIPQTDHVVDMVDQLVMEARMSGQELPAPLTRRYELKIHPLSESSIPIPLRELKGGTIGTLTVLRGICIAATAVRPKLSILVSVCEVCAETTFQQVIGDRLTPLQVCQSQRCKLNNAVGRLLAQNKASKFLKYQELRVQELPEDVPRGAIPRSIRVICEGEQTRIAAPGQVVRITGTYCPDPSTGQGHEAFRASTMVKTLYKAIHIDLEKRSYQEAADNMRAQVEDVRDYPDREAVIEKLTRSIAPEIWGMEDVKKALLCQLVGGSSITNGIRIRSDINILFMGDPGVAKSQLLKWIASVAPRSVFTTGKGSSGVGLTAAVTRDTHTGEVMLEGGALVLSDKGICCIDEFDKMDDSDRTALHEVMEQQMVSIAKAGIITSLNARTSILAAANPKFGRWKRNATPTENVNLPPALLSRFDLLWLVLDESSRERDTELSMHVTHVHLHGVAPGKVADDGVRGTTTEYFGRDFLRAYVGEVKRIHPYVDPGAAKAISDIYCEMRAQSVRHSNVVTARTLLSLIRLSQACARLRFSERVLEEDVREAGRLLDCSKASLQDRPVTDMHRVVTTSDASIFSTIRDIARGRSSVDLSEIRPALVMKGIGESHLQRCLRTYCEVGVWSVSGTVLEFADD
- a CDS encoding hypothetical protein (TriTrypDB/GeneDB-style sysID: LpmP.32.3150) produces the protein MNLFRTLVVAICAIIILVNHHPDEDSVEPLHDLLLGYQKEALKSHYGDARLFNHTETRQIYNLVLSEAQNAILNSHEDADRKAYTCSKIRSQVRQYARSRDGTYKGPWTEIVLQLRDGYVHGIKYLPIALRKDVSDSLALQKPTLLNTATVLRQAYYCLAPTLSGGECPSYTFLRVIRGKGDTAILESCLRSNKGFNGI
- a CDS encoding ATP binding protein-like protein (TriTrypDB/GeneDB-style sysID: LpmP.32.3140), with the translated sequence MANHNEQTLLQIAQQIERAVDDEIDRIDQMDDDDILAIRQKRLKQLKEIQARRDEWLRKGHGQYLEVAEPKEFFDNVQCSERVIVHFMRRSTPRCEIIERHLRAIACEHFETRFCYVDVERIPSLPERFNVMMLPTLMLVEKGNTFHSIIGFDEFGGTDHFTTDTVTEVLAHYGMINDKGMFAADQNDD
- a CDS encoding tubulin binding cofactor A-like protein (TriTrypDB/GeneDB-style sysID: LpmP.32.3130) → MSDLTESTNRFTGNVRETEAPSEKMLRIKVNALKRTIKDLEFAKREVEQELQRLDNLRQNDPDRVSQQTQVVDEAKMMVPHSVNRIMALVKDLSDYLEKEGSTVSSELLDLARATMADGQAAVS